One window of the Melanotaenia boesemani isolate fMelBoe1 chromosome 14, fMelBoe1.pri, whole genome shotgun sequence genome contains the following:
- the med8 gene encoding mediator of RNA polymerase II transcription subunit 8 isoform X3, producing MQQREEKQLEVSVDSLISRVALVKDALQIFIRKLENDYERLTWPSVLDNFALCTSQLNAINKLLKSEKTASFRSQVIIPLLLSPDRDEDLAKLTEQRVPVFSHEIVPDHLRTKPDPEVEEQEKQLSAEAARMGPEVAQKQIQALNKMCSNLLEKLNNPREDRDAENAAVRQNKPSFNPADTNALVSAVAFGKGLSKCRPPGPVASGHPGQGPMMTGGPTLQQVTIGGGAGQQAGMGGPVAPQQQGQPGKMPSSIKTNIKSASGSMHPYNR from the exons ATGCAG CAACGTGAGGAGAAGCAGTTGGAAGTGTCCGTGGACTCGCTCATTTCTCGCGTGGCGCTGGTCAAAGATGCTCTCCAAATTTTCATTCGCAAGTTGGAAAATGATTACGAGCGATTGACTTG GCCCTCAGTTTTGGACAACTTTGCTCTGTGCACCAGTCAGCTGAATGCCATCAATAAACTTCTGAAAAGTGAGAAGACTGCCTCGTTTCGCAGCCAGGTTATCATCCCTCTGCTCCTGTCTCCAGACCGAGATGAGGACCTAGCT AAACTCACAGAGCAGCGCGTCCCGGTGTTCAGCCATGAGATTGTACCCGACCATCTGAGGACTAAACCGGATCCTGAGGTGGAGGAGCAGGAGAAGCAGCTGAGTGCGGAAGCAGCTCGTATGGGTCCTGAGGTGGCTCAG AAACAGATCCAGGCGCTGAATAAGATGTGCTCTAATCTACTGGAGAAGCTCAACAACCCTCGAGAGGACAGAGATGCAGAGAATGCCG CAGTGCGACAGAACAAACCGTCTTTCAACCCTGCTGACACCAACGCATTAGTGTCTGCCGTCGCATTCGGAAAAGGACTTTCCAAATGTCGGCCTCCGGGTCCGGTGGCCTCAGGACACCCAGGGCAGGGGCCCATGATGACTGGGGGCCCAACTTTACAACAGGTCACCATTGGAGGTGGTGCAGGCCAGCAAGCGGGTATGGGAGGACCTGTGGCTCCACAGCAGCAAGGACAGCCTG GAAAAATGCCGAGCAGCATCAAGACAAACATCAAATCTGCATCAGGATCAATGCATCCCTACAACAGATGA
- the med8 gene encoding mediator of RNA polymerase II transcription subunit 8 isoform X2 → MQQREEKQLEVSVDSLISRVALVKDALQIFIRKLENDYERLTWPSVLDNFALCTSQLNAINKLLKSEKTASFRSQVIIPLLLSPDRDEDLAKLTEQRVPVFSHEIVPDHLRTKPDPEVEEQEKQLSAEAARMGPEVAQKQIQALNKMCSNLLEKLNNPREDRDAENAVRQNKPSFNPADTNALVSAVAFGKGLSKCRPPGPVASGHPGQGPMMTGGPTLQQVTIGGGAGQQAGMGGPVAPQQQGQPGPGPCWVAFRLLVLLQDLDHAGWISGCWFSCRTWTMLGGFQAAGSPAGPGPCWVDFRLLVLLQDLDHAGWISGPAGSPAGPGPCWVDLRSCWFSCRTWTMLGAEMSSTITPGSCLIPPAGFTL, encoded by the exons ATGCAG CAACGTGAGGAGAAGCAGTTGGAAGTGTCCGTGGACTCGCTCATTTCTCGCGTGGCGCTGGTCAAAGATGCTCTCCAAATTTTCATTCGCAAGTTGGAAAATGATTACGAGCGATTGACTTG GCCCTCAGTTTTGGACAACTTTGCTCTGTGCACCAGTCAGCTGAATGCCATCAATAAACTTCTGAAAAGTGAGAAGACTGCCTCGTTTCGCAGCCAGGTTATCATCCCTCTGCTCCTGTCTCCAGACCGAGATGAGGACCTAGCT AAACTCACAGAGCAGCGCGTCCCGGTGTTCAGCCATGAGATTGTACCCGACCATCTGAGGACTAAACCGGATCCTGAGGTGGAGGAGCAGGAGAAGCAGCTGAGTGCGGAAGCAGCTCGTATGGGTCCTGAGGTGGCTCAG AAACAGATCCAGGCGCTGAATAAGATGTGCTCTAATCTACTGGAGAAGCTCAACAACCCTCGAGAGGACAGAGATGCAGAGAATGCCG TGCGACAGAACAAACCGTCTTTCAACCCTGCTGACACCAACGCATTAGTGTCTGCCGTCGCATTCGGAAAAGGACTTTCCAAATGTCGGCCTCCGGGTCCGGTGGCCTCAGGACACCCAGGGCAGGGGCCCATGATGACTGGGGGCCCAACTTTACAACAGGTCACCATTGGAGGTGGTGCAGGCCAGCAAGCGGGTATGGGAGGACCTGTGGCTCCACAGCAGCAAGGACAGCCTG GACCTGGACCATGCTGGGTGGCTTTCAGGCTGCTGGTTCTCCTGCAGGACCTGGACCATGCTGGGTGGATTTCAGGCTGCTGGTTCTCGTGCAGGACCTGGACCATGCTGGGTGGATTTCAGGCTGCTGGTTCTCCTGCAGGACCTGGACCATGCTGGGTGGATTTCAGGCTGCTGGTTCTCCTGCAGGACCTGGACCATGCTGGGTGGATTTCAGGACCTGCTGGTTCTCCTGCAGGACCTGGACCATGCTGGGTGGATCTCAGGTCCTGCTGGTTCTCCTGCAGGACCTGGACCATGCTGGGTGCTGAGATGtcctccaccatcacacctGGCTCATGTCTCATCCCACCAGCAGGATTTACTCTGTag
- the LOC121652993 gene encoding 4-trimethylaminobutyraldehyde dehydrogenase — MAQPLLDTMPGASTGTVVVSDPLNFWAGERVKPRQEKDAEPVFEPATGRVLCQMVPCGPEEVDAAVRSAHAAYLKWSKMAGMERARVMLEAARIIRERREKIAKLEVINNGKSITEALVDIDIAWQCIEYYAGLAGTLAGQHIQLPGGAFAYTRREPLGVCVGIGAWNYPFQIATWKSAPALACGNAMVFKPSPMTPVTAVILAEIYKEAGVPDGLFCVVQGGAETGTLLCHHPKVAKVSFTGSVPTGKKVMEMSAKGVKQVTLELGGKSPLIIFKDCDLENAVRGALMANFLTQGQVCCNGTRVFVQRDVMPQFLEEVVKRTKAIPLGDPLLDSTRMGALISKPHLEKVLGFVNQAKKEGARVLCGGEPFIPSDPKLKQGYFMSPCVLDNCRDDMTCVKEEIFGPVMSVLPFDTEEEVIQRANNTTFGLASGVFTRDISRAHRVAEQLEAGTCFINNYNISPVEVPFGGYKMSGFGRENGQVTIEYYSQLKTVVVEMGDVENYF; from the exons GACGGGTTCTGTGTCAGATGGTTCCGTGTGGGCCTGAGGAGGTGGATGCAGCCGTACGCAGCGCCCACGCCGCCTACCTGAAGTGGAGCAAGATGGCAGGTATGGAGAGGGCTCGGGTGATGCTGGAGGCTGCTCGGATCATCAGG GAGAGAAGGGAGAAGATTGCAAAGCTAGAGGTGATCAACAACGGGAAGTCCATCACTGAAGCTCTGGTGGATATAGACATCGCCTGGCAGTGCATCGAGTATTACGCCGGCCTGGCTGGGACGCTGGCAG GTCAGCACATCCAGCTTCCAGGAGGAGCGTTTGCCTACACCAGGAGGGAGCCCCTGGGGGTGTGCGTGGGGATCGGTGCATGGAACTACCCCTTCCAGATCGCAACCTGGAAGTCTGCCCCTGCTCTGGCATGTG GTAACGCCATGGTCTTCAAACCCTCTCCCATGACCCCCGTGACTGCCGTCATCCTGGCAGAGATCTACAAAGAGGCAGGTGTTCCTGATGGACTCTTCTGTGTGGTCCAAGGTGGAGCAGAGACTGGAACCCTGCTGTGCCATCACCCCAAGGTCGCTAAAGTCTCCTTTACAGGCAGCGTGCCGACAGGGAAGAAG GTCATGGAAATGTCTGCGAAGGGGGTGAAGCAGGTGACTCTGGAGCTGGGAGGGAAATCTCCCCTCATCATCTTCAAAGACTGTGACCTGGAAAACGCCGTGAGGGGAGCGCTGATGGCCAACTTCCTGACACAGGGGCAG GTGTGTTGCAACGGAACCAGGGTGTTTGTGCAGAGAGATGTCATGCCTCAGTTCCTGGAGGAAGTGGTCAAAAGGACCAAGGCCATCCCGCTGGGTGACCCGCTGCTGGACAGTACCCGGATGGGGGCACTGATCAGCAAACCACACCTGGAGAAAGTTCTGGGCTTTGTCAATCAGGCCAAGAAAGAG ggAGCCAGAGTTCTCTGTGGTGGAGAGCCTTTCATCCCCTCTGATCCCAAACTAAAGCAGGGCTATTTCATGTCACCATGTGTTCTCG ATAATTGCAGGGATGACATGACCTGTGTGAAGGAGGAGATTTTTGGCCCCGTCATGTCTGTCCTGCCTTTTGACACGGAGGAGGAAGTGATCCAGAGGGCCAACAACACCACCTTTGGACTGGCCTCTGGTGTGTTCACCAG GGATATTTCTCGAGCACATCGCGTGGCTGAGCAGCTAGAGGCTGGCACCTGCTTCATCAATAACTACAACATCAGCCCTGTGGAGGTACCGTTCGGAGGATATAAGATGTCCG GGTTCGGCAGAGAGAACGGCCAGGTGACGATCGAATACTACTCCCAGCTTAAGACCGTGGTGGTGGAAATGGGCGACGTTGAAAACTACTTCTAA
- the med8 gene encoding mediator of RNA polymerase II transcription subunit 8 isoform X1, protein MQQREEKQLEVSVDSLISRVALVKDALQIFIRKLENDYERLTWPSVLDNFALCTSQLNAINKLLKSEKTASFRSQVIIPLLLSPDRDEDLAKLTEQRVPVFSHEIVPDHLRTKPDPEVEEQEKQLSAEAARMGPEVAQKQIQALNKMCSNLLEKLNNPREDRDAENAAVRQNKPSFNPADTNALVSAVAFGKGLSKCRPPGPVASGHPGQGPMMTGGPTLQQVTIGGGAGQQAGMGGPVAPQQQGQPGPGPCWVAFRLLVLLQDLDHAGWISGCWFSCRTWTMLGGFQAAGSPAGPGPCWVDFRLLVLLQDLDHAGWISGPAGSPAGPGPCWVDLRSCWFSCRTWTMLGAEMSSTITPGSCLIPPAGFTL, encoded by the exons ATGCAG CAACGTGAGGAGAAGCAGTTGGAAGTGTCCGTGGACTCGCTCATTTCTCGCGTGGCGCTGGTCAAAGATGCTCTCCAAATTTTCATTCGCAAGTTGGAAAATGATTACGAGCGATTGACTTG GCCCTCAGTTTTGGACAACTTTGCTCTGTGCACCAGTCAGCTGAATGCCATCAATAAACTTCTGAAAAGTGAGAAGACTGCCTCGTTTCGCAGCCAGGTTATCATCCCTCTGCTCCTGTCTCCAGACCGAGATGAGGACCTAGCT AAACTCACAGAGCAGCGCGTCCCGGTGTTCAGCCATGAGATTGTACCCGACCATCTGAGGACTAAACCGGATCCTGAGGTGGAGGAGCAGGAGAAGCAGCTGAGTGCGGAAGCAGCTCGTATGGGTCCTGAGGTGGCTCAG AAACAGATCCAGGCGCTGAATAAGATGTGCTCTAATCTACTGGAGAAGCTCAACAACCCTCGAGAGGACAGAGATGCAGAGAATGCCG CAGTGCGACAGAACAAACCGTCTTTCAACCCTGCTGACACCAACGCATTAGTGTCTGCCGTCGCATTCGGAAAAGGACTTTCCAAATGTCGGCCTCCGGGTCCGGTGGCCTCAGGACACCCAGGGCAGGGGCCCATGATGACTGGGGGCCCAACTTTACAACAGGTCACCATTGGAGGTGGTGCAGGCCAGCAAGCGGGTATGGGAGGACCTGTGGCTCCACAGCAGCAAGGACAGCCTG GACCTGGACCATGCTGGGTGGCTTTCAGGCTGCTGGTTCTCCTGCAGGACCTGGACCATGCTGGGTGGATTTCAGGCTGCTGGTTCTCGTGCAGGACCTGGACCATGCTGGGTGGATTTCAGGCTGCTGGTTCTCCTGCAGGACCTGGACCATGCTGGGTGGATTTCAGGCTGCTGGTTCTCCTGCAGGACCTGGACCATGCTGGGTGGATTTCAGGACCTGCTGGTTCTCCTGCAGGACCTGGACCATGCTGGGTGGATCTCAGGTCCTGCTGGTTCTCCTGCAGGACCTGGACCATGCTGGGTGCTGAGATGtcctccaccatcacacctGGCTCATGTCTCATCCCACCAGCAGGATTTACTCTGTag